One region of Drosophila teissieri strain GT53w chromosome 2L, Prin_Dtei_1.1, whole genome shotgun sequence genomic DNA includes:
- the LOC122626315 gene encoding adenylate kinase isoenzyme 5 isoform X2 codes for MGICLDTDASAAQDTGEPGNDWNLTRNRNAQNAGDLEAAAAAGRLGSTNVGAIDMQNAGKIKFDPPKVPVIFVLGGPGSGKVTHCDTFMQERRGVTHINMMDLLQQYAMGNDMQDFSQLSSKTVTEVLMLEMKMAPAAKAYLISGYPRSMRDVVEYSEKIQVVNGVILISWRQSVLQKQIDYGAKLGHVVLSLAKMELENFFKNVMPVADYFDQSDMLLAVNGERAPTEVYKDFRTAVLDILSTLENQEAVMNGVTGTQIAEDIATNASETAGTALVRDLAIERMEGGPNGAVTALKTGTTSADDDSGVVVTQQPKLRLAAGPDESGSDLPPIIWVIGGPGSNKATLCLKAVGLNPGWAHISVGRLLRNITDSAPRANTESFAVKEALAAGDMAPEKSLNQLLETNLRQLRDRTGIIVDGYPRNLQQVKYFENKYKQLPPIILLDCSKLQLGRGRIDDTVSSFRRRLELFREQTLPMLKILDTSNRLQIVDGDTDSPSVQREFERLIRNHIQRLLNKADDIDDSANLGNQMMRNEQTDAILHDLETNVPGAVSTISHHVSMMNGHLKSRGSALGSGKPHGQMMNGHVPGRPGTGTGPVGQPVPVDFRHMLEEAERYPVDSYM; via the exons ATGGGTATTTGTTTAGACACAG ATGCCAGCGCGGCACAAGATACCGGCGAACCAGGCAACGATTGGAATCTTACACGGAATCGAAATGCCCAAAATGCTGGCGATTTGGAGGCCGCTGCGGCGGCAGGACGATTGGGTTCTACCAATGTCGGCGCTATCGATATGCAAAATGCTGGAAAAATCAAATTCGATCCGCCCAAAGTGCCAGTGATATTTGTTTTAGGCGGCCCCGGTAGTGGCAAGGTCACCCATTGCGACACCTTCATGCAGGAGCGACGCGGCGTAACGCACATCAATATGATGGATCTCCTCCAGCAATATGCAATGGGCAATG ACATGCAAGACTTCTCGCAACTGTCGTCGAAGACAGTCACTGAGGTGCTGAtgttggaaatgaaaatggctcCAGCTGCCAAAGCATACCTGATATCGGGATATCCACGCTCCATGCGCGACGTAGTCGAGTATTCTGAAAAG ATTCAAGTCGTGAATGGCGTGATTCTAATATCCTGGCGTCAGTCGGTTCTGCAGAAGCAAATCGATTATGGGGCCAAATTAGGTCATGTAGTACTCTCCTTAGCCAAAATGGAATTagaaaatttctttaaaaatgtgATGCCCGTCGCCGATTATTTTGATCAGAGCGACATGTTGTTGGCC GTGAATGGCGAACGTGCGCCCACAGAGGTATACAAAGACTTTCGCACCGCCGTCCTCGATATACTGAGCACCCTCGAGAACCAAGAGGCCGTGATGAATGGAGTTACAG GGACTCAAATTGCAGAAGACATCGCGACCAATGCCTCTGAAACTGCGGGAACCGCTTTGGTCAGAGATTTGGCCATCGAACGGATGGAAGGTGGGCCAAATGGAGCCGTGACAGCCCTGAAAACGGGCACCACCAGTGCGGATGATGACAGCGGCGTTGTGGTCACCCAGCAGCCAAAGTTGCGCCTGGCTGCGGGACCAGATGAATCGGGATCGGACCTGCCACCAATTATCTGGGTGATCGGCGGTCCGGGCAGCAACAAGGCCACACTTTGCCTCAAGGCAGTGGGACTGAATCCTGGCTGGGCTCACATCAG tgTCGGTCGTCTTTTGCGCAACATCACGGACTCTGCACCACGTGCCAATACGGAGAGCTTCGCCGTCAAGGAAGCCCTGGCCGCTGGGGACATGGCCCCAGAGAAGTCGCTGAATCAGCTCCTGGAAACCAATCTGCGCCAGTTGCGAGATAGAACTGGAATTATCGTGGATGGCTATCCCAGAAACCTGCAGCAAGTCAAGTACTTTGAGAACAAG TACAAACAACTACCGCCTATTATCCTGCTGGATTGCTCTAAACTTCAGTTAGGCAGAGGACGTATAGATGACACGGTTTCCTCCTTTCGCCGCCGCTTGGAGCTCTTTCGTGAGCAAACCCTGCCCATGCTTAAGATTCTGGATACCAGTAATCGTTTGCAGATT GTTGATGGAGACACGGATAGTCCATCTGTGCAGCGCGAGTTCGAGCGTCTCATCCGGAATCACATCCAGCGTTTGTTGAACAAAGCCGATGACATAGACGACTCAGCCAACTTGGGTAATCAGATGATGCGGAACGAGCAAACGGATGCCATTCTCCACGACCTGGAAACCAATGTGCCAGGTGCCGTGTCCACGATCAGTCACCACGTGAGCATGATGAACGGCCATCTAAAGAGTCGCGGAAGCGCCTTGGGGAGTGGGAAACCCCACGGCCAGATGATGAACGGACACGTTCCCGGCAGACCCGGAACTGGAACCGGACCCGTGGGCCAACCCGTACCCGTCGATTTCCGGCACATGCTCGAGGAGGCCGAGCGATATCCGGTCGACTCGTATATGTAG
- the LOC122626315 gene encoding adenylate kinase isoenzyme 5 isoform X1, protein MGICLDTDASAAQDTGEPGNDWNLTRNRNAQNAGDLEAAAAAGRLGSTNVGAIDMQNAGKIKFDPPKVPVIFVLGGPGSGKVTHCDTFMQERRGVTHINMMDLLQQYAMGNDMQDFSQLSSKTVTEVLMLEMKMAPAAKAYLISGYPRSMRDVVEYSEKIQVVNGVILISWRQSVLQKQIDYGAKLGHVVLSLAKMELENFFKNVMPVADYFDQSDMLLAVNGERAPTEVYKDFRTAVLDILSTLENQEAVMNGVTGMGRGIHDIPGSIVSVDTAPSQAQQGTQIAEDIATNASETAGTALVRDLAIERMEGGPNGAVTALKTGTTSADDDSGVVVTQQPKLRLAAGPDESGSDLPPIIWVIGGPGSNKATLCLKAVGLNPGWAHISVGRLLRNITDSAPRANTESFAVKEALAAGDMAPEKSLNQLLETNLRQLRDRTGIIVDGYPRNLQQVKYFENKYKQLPPIILLDCSKLQLGRGRIDDTVSSFRRRLELFREQTLPMLKILDTSNRLQIVDGDTDSPSVQREFERLIRNHIQRLLNKADDIDDSANLGNQMMRNEQTDAILHDLETNVPGAVSTISHHVSMMNGHLKSRGSALGSGKPHGQMMNGHVPGRPGTGTGPVGQPVPVDFRHMLEEAERYPVDSYM, encoded by the exons ATGGGTATTTGTTTAGACACAG ATGCCAGCGCGGCACAAGATACCGGCGAACCAGGCAACGATTGGAATCTTACACGGAATCGAAATGCCCAAAATGCTGGCGATTTGGAGGCCGCTGCGGCGGCAGGACGATTGGGTTCTACCAATGTCGGCGCTATCGATATGCAAAATGCTGGAAAAATCAAATTCGATCCGCCCAAAGTGCCAGTGATATTTGTTTTAGGCGGCCCCGGTAGTGGCAAGGTCACCCATTGCGACACCTTCATGCAGGAGCGACGCGGCGTAACGCACATCAATATGATGGATCTCCTCCAGCAATATGCAATGGGCAATG ACATGCAAGACTTCTCGCAACTGTCGTCGAAGACAGTCACTGAGGTGCTGAtgttggaaatgaaaatggctcCAGCTGCCAAAGCATACCTGATATCGGGATATCCACGCTCCATGCGCGACGTAGTCGAGTATTCTGAAAAG ATTCAAGTCGTGAATGGCGTGATTCTAATATCCTGGCGTCAGTCGGTTCTGCAGAAGCAAATCGATTATGGGGCCAAATTAGGTCATGTAGTACTCTCCTTAGCCAAAATGGAATTagaaaatttctttaaaaatgtgATGCCCGTCGCCGATTATTTTGATCAGAGCGACATGTTGTTGGCC GTGAATGGCGAACGTGCGCCCACAGAGGTATACAAAGACTTTCGCACCGCCGTCCTCGATATACTGAGCACCCTCGAGAACCAAGAGGCCGTGATGAATGGAGTTACAGGTATGGGCAGAGGGATACATGATATACCCGGCAGTATAGTTAGCGTAGACACCGCACCAAGTCAAGCCCAACAAGGGACTCAAATTGCAGAAGACATCGCGACCAATGCCTCTGAAACTGCGGGAACCGCTTTGGTCAGAGATTTGGCCATCGAACGGATGGAAGGTGGGCCAAATGGAGCCGTGACAGCCCTGAAAACGGGCACCACCAGTGCGGATGATGACAGCGGCGTTGTGGTCACCCAGCAGCCAAAGTTGCGCCTGGCTGCGGGACCAGATGAATCGGGATCGGACCTGCCACCAATTATCTGGGTGATCGGCGGTCCGGGCAGCAACAAGGCCACACTTTGCCTCAAGGCAGTGGGACTGAATCCTGGCTGGGCTCACATCAG tgTCGGTCGTCTTTTGCGCAACATCACGGACTCTGCACCACGTGCCAATACGGAGAGCTTCGCCGTCAAGGAAGCCCTGGCCGCTGGGGACATGGCCCCAGAGAAGTCGCTGAATCAGCTCCTGGAAACCAATCTGCGCCAGTTGCGAGATAGAACTGGAATTATCGTGGATGGCTATCCCAGAAACCTGCAGCAAGTCAAGTACTTTGAGAACAAG TACAAACAACTACCGCCTATTATCCTGCTGGATTGCTCTAAACTTCAGTTAGGCAGAGGACGTATAGATGACACGGTTTCCTCCTTTCGCCGCCGCTTGGAGCTCTTTCGTGAGCAAACCCTGCCCATGCTTAAGATTCTGGATACCAGTAATCGTTTGCAGATT GTTGATGGAGACACGGATAGTCCATCTGTGCAGCGCGAGTTCGAGCGTCTCATCCGGAATCACATCCAGCGTTTGTTGAACAAAGCCGATGACATAGACGACTCAGCCAACTTGGGTAATCAGATGATGCGGAACGAGCAAACGGATGCCATTCTCCACGACCTGGAAACCAATGTGCCAGGTGCCGTGTCCACGATCAGTCACCACGTGAGCATGATGAACGGCCATCTAAAGAGTCGCGGAAGCGCCTTGGGGAGTGGGAAACCCCACGGCCAGATGATGAACGGACACGTTCCCGGCAGACCCGGAACTGGAACCGGACCCGTGGGCCAACCCGTACCCGTCGATTTCCGGCACATGCTCGAGGAGGCCGAGCGATATCCGGTCGACTCGTATATGTAG
- the LOC122626314 gene encoding uncharacterized protein LOC122626314, translating into MELRICYTHSLYKILGLCCFLIIALFLIYPLNTFSNANNKLYPPTTRVSKKSEPQKYYVKTSKCHIPFVDPFNDEAMEVYKPQTLITCSNDTDLISTKYNKVIKRHVLHIDDEVAQKLLHFTDTDYNCFYREIKYGNLVDTYDNLKGKKYFTSGYEVPVHVEGIIVECQTAEDPIVVLQKDAFTFIQHRPLPKDHIKPRAARKPSVIMYGIDSLSRINLRRTMPKVFNFLQGPGWYEMQGYNKVADNSFPNILAILSGYSPSTAKDNVCDTDDEGCLDKMPMIWKYFKNASYLTGYAEDESTFNHFTFNKPGFSKKPVDYYFRPLLKALETEMDVYRLPGNDIIRYCLGRKIANRYIYDYAQQFTQRFVHDRPIWGMFWSTHFSHDDPFLCSSMQEKILGDLLDMHEDGAFEETIMIFFADHGTRFGKLADLKEGYLEERLPMMFIYLPPWFRETYPSYVRALELNQHRLSSNFDLHNTLKHIIELGGTPDGQTLPKSFDCPTCQSLFYPLPEGRTCSEAGIEEHWCTCEPYRTITGLSWTTPIAQSVIDRMNEYFVRKNLTSLCSNLTLDYIHKTELKTGLNIDWHQKMKEMETAVYRTKFKVKQNSADFQATVVYHNSTKYAQVDVEQISRTNSYKNDSTCIDDKLAKLYCICFIDLTKSS; encoded by the exons ATGGAGTTGCGAATTTGTTACACCCATTCGCTGTACAAGATCCTTGGCTTGTGCTGCTTTTTGATCATCGCGCTTTTTCTAATATATCCATTGAATACGTTTTCGAATGCAAATAATAAGTTATATCCGCCTACCACTCGAGTTTCAAAGAAGTCTGAACCGCAGAAATACTATGTGAAAACATCCAAATGCCATATTCCGTTCGTTGACCCTTTTAACGACGAAGCTATGGAGGTATACAAACCTCAAACACTAATCACCTGCTCGAATGATACCGATCTCATATcaacaaaatacaataaagTTATCAAACGGCACGTTCTGCACATCGACGACGAAGTCGCCCAAAAATTACTTCATTTCACAGATACGGATTACAATTGCTTTTACCGCGAAATCAAATATGGAAATCTTGTAGATACTTACGACAA TCTTAAGGGCAAAAAGTACTTCACGAGTGGTTACGAGGTGCCAGTTCACGTGGAGGGTATAATCGTCGAGTGCCAGACTGCTGAGGATCCGATAGTCGTCCTCCAGAAAGACGCCTTCACCTTCATCCAGCATCGGCCGTTGCCCAAGGACCACATAAAACCCAGGGCAGCTCGAAAGCCCAGTGTGATAATGTACGGTATTGACTCTCTTTCCCGGATAAACTTACGCCGAACTATGCCCAAAGTTTTCAACTTTCTACAGGGCCCAGGATGGTACGAGATGCAAGGATACAATAAG GTGGCCGACAACTCATTTCCCAACATACTCGCTATTCTCAGTGGATATTCGCCCAGTACGGCGAAAGATAATGTGTGCGATACTGATGATGAAGGCTGCTTAGACAAAATGCCAATGATATGGAAGTATTTCAAGAATGCCAGTTATTTGACAGGATACGCGGAGGACGAGAGTACATTTAATCATTTCACCTTCAATAAGCCCGGATTCTCTAAGAAGCCGGTGGACTACTACTTTCGCCCATTGCTTAAGGCTCTGGAGACCGAAATGGATGTGTACCGATTGCCGGGAAATGACATAATACGATACTGTTTGGGACGCAAGATAGCGAATCGTTATATCTACGACTATGCCCAGCAGTTCACGCAGCGTTTTGTCCACGATCGTCCCATTTGGGGAATGTTCTGGTCAACTCACTTCAGTCACGACGATCCATTTCTGTGTTCGTCCATGCAGGAAAAGATTCTGGGAGATCTGCTCGATATGCACGAGGATGGGGCTTTCGAGGAAACGATTATGATATTTTTCGCCGACCATGGAACAAGATTTGGCAAGTTGGCTGATCTGAAGGAGGGCTATCTGGAGGAGAGGCTGCCCATGATGTTTATATATCTGCCTCCCTGGTTCCGTGAGACATATCCTTCCTATGTGAGGGCTCTAGAACTAAATCAGCACAGGCTTAGTTCCAACTTTGACCTCCACAATACACTGAAACATATCATAGAGCTGGGGGGTACCCCAGATGGTCAAACGCTACCCAAGTCCTTCGACTGCCCCACCTGCCAGTCGCTATTCTATCCTCTGCCGGAGGGCCGTACCTGTTCGGAGGCGGGCATTGAGGAGCACTGGTGCACCTGCGAACCCTACAGGACTATCACGGGACTGAGTTGGACCACTCCAATTGCCCAAAGTGTGATCGATCGAATGAACGAGTATTTCGTTCGAAAGAACCTAACAAGCCTTTGCAGCAATTTGACGTTGGACTATATCCATAAGACTGAGTTAAAGACGGGTCTGAACATCGATTGGCaccaaaaaatgaaagaaatggaAACTGCCGTTTATCGTACTAAGTTCAAAGTGAAACAGAATAGTGCTGACTTCCAAGCTACAGTGGTGTACCATAATTCCACCAAATATGCCCAGGTAGATGTGGAACAAATCAGCAGAACAAACTCCTACAAAAATGACTCCACATGCATTGATGATAAGCTTGCAAAACTATATTGTATTTGTTTCATTGACCTCACAAAAAGCTCTTAA